Proteins co-encoded in one Waddlia chondrophila WSU 86-1044 genomic window:
- a CDS encoding plasmid mobilization protein: MNRHKVRLSVDCTEDERMYIKMLAAKEKKTISEFLISLARNRMPQGKIPNKETQKILRETEEGKNLESHESLRDFWKSMGIDPNAED, translated from the coding sequence ATGAACCGCCACAAAGTCCGTCTCAGCGTTGATTGCACAGAAGATGAGCGCATGTACATCAAAATGCTGGCCGCTAAAGAGAAAAAAACTATTAGTGAGTTTCTGATATCCTTAGCGAGAAACAGGATGCCACAAGGCAAAATTCCCAATAAAGAGACGCAAAAAATATTACGCGAAACGGAAGAAGGAAAAAATCTCGAAAGCCACGAATCTTTGAGAGACTTCTGGAAGTCTATGGGTATCGATCCGAATGCTGAAGATTAA
- a CDS encoding OmpH family outer membrane protein — MKTLTKFVITGLTALLFCASTPKLEAAAANIGTVAFRTCVEQSKYGAREQKNFEDLKKQMESVLEEKEKALTEISNKFNDPDYLDSLSNEAEAELKHKFRTLSGELQQHQQQYMQILQQTNFKIIQGITEKVNEAAGIVAKQKGLDLIVNDESTFFHAASLDISQDIIKEMDKMFEKEAKKS, encoded by the coding sequence ATGAAAACACTCACAAAATTTGTCATTACTGGGTTGACCGCGTTACTATTTTGCGCATCAACCCCCAAACTTGAGGCTGCAGCCGCTAACATCGGCACAGTCGCCTTCCGCACATGTGTAGAACAGTCCAAGTATGGAGCGCGGGAGCAGAAAAATTTCGAAGACTTGAAAAAGCAGATGGAAAGCGTTCTGGAAGAGAAAGAGAAAGCTCTGACAGAGATTTCCAACAAATTCAACGATCCCGATTACCTCGACAGCTTATCTAATGAAGCAGAAGCTGAGCTCAAGCACAAATTCCGCACACTGAGCGGCGAGCTGCAGCAGCACCAACAGCAATACATGCAGATTTTGCAGCAAACCAACTTTAAGATCATTCAAGGAATTACTGAAAAAGTGAACGAAGCGGCAGGTATCGTAGCGAAACAAAAAGGTTTAGACCTTATCGTTAACGATGAAAGCACCTTTTTCCATGCAGCATCCTTAGACATTTCTCAAGATATTATTAAAGAAATGGATAAAATGTTCGAAAAAGAAGCGAAAAAATCTTAA
- the bamA gene encoding outer membrane protein assembly factor BamA, translating into MFFNRMHKFIRLSLFVILTSLSTLNALAPQFEEMRVGRIEIQISGKPDDSKEQLATTIRNRLKTKQGESFSQAAFDADLKMLVQDYDRIEPLVEIHEGKIEIKLNIWPNPTIQRIRWEGNERMRTSKLKSELGIAEGSVYDRQKFNEAFHNLKAFYVKKGFFEAELDYSVAHDDNTNSVVINICIREGRAGKIKDIVFSNFTEEEQKCILQMMVTKRYNFFLSWLMGTGIYNDDMILHDKFQILNYIQNQGYADAKVDLEVFEAKQDDRIVISVTVDRGKRYYFDDITIEGNTIYSDEELMRCIPIRKGAPYSPEKLIDSVQVITNYYGRNGYIDAFANYIPKLDDNGCSYKITMHVEEGDQYRVGLIKVIGNHCTQTKVILHETLLVPGEVFNLEKLKITERRLCNIGYFNNVNVYAVKSTEDSVLPGCYRDVHIEVEEGSTGNLGASVGFSTAEDIFASISVTECNFNIKGLQCFSENGLCGLRGGGEFAHLALSLGAKSSKYALSWTKPYFMDTPWSVGFDIDRSMKCYVSDDYSIKSVGLALHGTYECNAFMRVGAHYRIRYSYNDIDLNCNCPVDENGHKDHEDCNVPTLQSIKETEAADGMISALGYTWQYNTTNHPICPTQGLRSTAQFEVVGLGGDAHFFSFAYLNCWYYNLWNKLIFKARGDFRFIQPMSGQRIERIPLEERFFLGGDNLVRGYHAYRLGPVFDEKNTQTDQAVPDYDDPKGGISMQLFSFELSKPILGCGDAFVFFDSGALSSRKWSFGRFYSSYGLGARLQVFGNGSPPLMVGYGWPLNPKNDSQVKQFFITVGGKF; encoded by the coding sequence ATGTTTTTTAATCGTATGCATAAATTTATTAGACTCAGCCTATTCGTTATCCTCACTTCTCTCTCCACGTTAAACGCCCTTGCTCCTCAATTTGAGGAGATGCGCGTCGGGCGCATCGAAATCCAGATTTCCGGAAAACCAGATGATTCTAAAGAGCAGTTGGCGACAACCATTCGCAACCGTTTAAAAACGAAACAGGGAGAGTCGTTTTCGCAGGCAGCTTTCGACGCAGATTTAAAGATGCTCGTTCAGGACTACGACAGAATCGAACCTCTCGTAGAGATTCACGAGGGCAAAATCGAAATCAAGCTTAATATTTGGCCGAATCCCACCATCCAGCGCATCAGATGGGAAGGCAATGAAAGAATGAGAACAAGCAAGCTGAAAAGCGAGCTTGGCATTGCGGAAGGCTCTGTCTACGACCGGCAAAAGTTCAATGAAGCTTTTCACAACCTCAAAGCTTTTTATGTCAAAAAAGGATTCTTTGAGGCGGAGCTCGATTATTCGGTGGCGCATGACGACAACACGAACAGCGTCGTCATCAACATCTGCATTCGCGAAGGGCGGGCCGGAAAGATCAAAGATATCGTCTTCAGCAACTTTACTGAAGAGGAGCAGAAGTGCATACTGCAAATGATGGTGACGAAGAGATACAACTTCTTTCTTAGCTGGCTGATGGGGACAGGAATTTATAATGACGACATGATCCTGCACGACAAATTTCAAATCCTCAATTATATCCAAAACCAGGGCTATGCAGATGCCAAAGTTGACCTGGAAGTGTTTGAAGCAAAGCAAGACGACCGGATCGTCATTTCAGTAACTGTCGACAGAGGCAAGCGCTACTATTTCGACGACATCACAATTGAAGGGAACACGATCTATTCCGATGAAGAGCTGATGCGATGCATTCCCATAAGGAAAGGAGCTCCCTACTCCCCTGAAAAATTGATCGACAGCGTTCAGGTGATCACAAATTATTATGGAAGGAACGGCTACATTGATGCTTTCGCCAATTACATTCCAAAACTGGACGACAACGGCTGTTCTTATAAGATTACAATGCATGTAGAAGAAGGCGATCAGTACAGAGTCGGATTGATCAAAGTGATCGGCAACCATTGCACACAGACAAAAGTCATCTTGCATGAAACACTTCTCGTCCCTGGGGAAGTGTTCAATTTGGAGAAATTAAAGATCACCGAAAGAAGGCTTTGCAACATCGGCTATTTCAACAACGTCAATGTTTATGCTGTCAAATCAACAGAAGACAGCGTCCTTCCAGGTTGCTACCGCGATGTCCACATCGAAGTTGAAGAGGGAAGCACCGGAAATTTAGGTGCTTCTGTCGGATTCAGCACAGCCGAGGATATTTTCGCTTCGATCTCGGTTACCGAATGCAACTTCAACATCAAAGGGCTTCAATGTTTCTCTGAAAACGGCCTTTGCGGTCTGCGAGGCGGCGGCGAATTTGCTCATCTTGCACTTTCTCTCGGTGCAAAAAGCTCCAAATATGCCCTTTCCTGGACCAAACCCTACTTTATGGATACTCCTTGGAGTGTCGGCTTTGATATTGACCGCAGCATGAAATGCTATGTTTCCGATGATTACAGCATCAAAAGCGTCGGTCTTGCCCTGCATGGAACCTATGAGTGCAACGCTTTCATGAGAGTCGGCGCTCACTATAGAATTCGCTATTCCTATAACGATATTGACTTAAATTGCAACTGTCCGGTCGATGAGAACGGACACAAAGATCATGAAGACTGCAACGTTCCAACTTTGCAATCGATCAAAGAAACTGAAGCGGCCGACGGGATGATCTCCGCTCTTGGCTATACTTGGCAGTACAACACAACCAATCATCCCATTTGCCCAACACAAGGCTTGCGTTCCACGGCGCAATTTGAGGTCGTCGGACTAGGCGGCGATGCGCATTTTTTCTCTTTTGCCTACCTTAACTGCTGGTATTACAATTTATGGAATAAACTCATCTTTAAAGCACGAGGGGATTTTCGTTTCATTCAACCCATGAGCGGACAAAGAATCGAACGCATTCCTTTGGAAGAACGCTTTTTCTTGGGAGGCGATAACCTTGTCAGAGGTTATCATGCTTACCGACTAGGGCCGGTATTCGACGAGAAAAATACGCAAACAGACCAAGCTGTGCCTGATTACGATGATCCGAAAGGGGGAATCTCCATGCAGCTTTTCTCTTTTGAGTTAAGCAAGCCGATATTAGGGTGCGGCGATGCCTTTGTCTTTTTTGATTCCGGCGCACTTTCCTCTAGAAAATGGAGTTTTGGGCGTTTTTATTCTTCTTACGGATTGGGTGCAAGATTGCAGGTCTTCGGAAATGGATCTCCCCCTTTAATGGTCGGTTACGGTTGGCCGCTTAACCCCAAAAACGATAGCCAAGTCAAGCAGTTTTTCATTACTGTCGGCGGAAAATTTTAG
- the recR gene encoding recombination mediator RecR, which translates to MDTIMLMNYPKHLLQLIEALKRLPGVGNKSAERFAFQMLEWTPKHLKLTADLISQLPEKLKHCEECGCLIGDEQCAFCQPKRMEQEMMCVIASPKDVYAIEETHQFKGVYQVLGFLISPLEGKGPERLPLEKLNERIRRLGIREVVIALDSTLEGDATSLYLKRELEPLKVNVSRLALGLPMGSSLDYVDGGTLARAFSGRAAF; encoded by the coding sequence ATGGATACAATAATGCTCATGAACTACCCCAAACATCTTTTGCAGTTGATTGAGGCTTTGAAGCGGCTTCCTGGAGTTGGAAATAAAAGTGCTGAAAGATTCGCGTTTCAGATGCTTGAATGGACGCCTAAGCATCTGAAATTAACTGCCGATCTCATCAGTCAGCTTCCGGAAAAATTGAAGCATTGCGAAGAGTGCGGCTGTTTGATCGGTGATGAACAATGCGCTTTTTGTCAGCCAAAGCGGATGGAGCAGGAAATGATGTGCGTCATCGCCTCTCCTAAAGATGTCTATGCGATTGAGGAAACGCATCAATTTAAAGGGGTTTATCAAGTGCTGGGTTTCCTGATCTCGCCTTTAGAAGGAAAAGGGCCTGAACGTCTTCCATTGGAAAAGCTTAACGAAAGGATTAGACGTCTTGGGATTCGCGAGGTTGTGATCGCTTTGGATTCAACTTTGGAAGGAGACGCGACTTCCCTCTACTTAAAGAGAGAGCTGGAGCCGTTGAAGGTGAACGTTTCTCGTCTTGCCTTAGGATTGCCGATGGGAAGCTCGCTGGATTATGTCGACGGGGGCACTTTGGCGCGGGCTTTTTCCGGAAGGGCAGCTTTTTAG
- the lpxD gene encoding UDP-3-O-(3-hydroxymyristoyl)glucosamine N-acyltransferase has product MKGKEAFTLRELSLLTESKLFGDPDYTITGYADLENAQPHHASFLSNPKYTNTRYEGVMNASQAGVIFVAPHIARAQGKNYLVHEDPSRAFQTAIEALKGKIKQTGFESFHPSAVIHPTTKIGLNTIIGPHAVIDEGVTIGKDCYIGAGAFIGPETTIGERCRIDPNVVIREHCVIGNRVIVQSGAVIGSCGFGYTTNDQGLHERLSHIGNVILEDDVEIGANSTIDRARFTSTIIAKGTKIDNLVVIGHNVKVGRHNIICGQSGIAGSSETGSHVVIAGQCGINGHIKLEDGVIIAAKSGVTKSLSTGRYGGIPAQPLDQHNRTNVHIRNLEKYITQIRELNKKFK; this is encoded by the coding sequence ATGAAAGGAAAAGAGGCATTTACTTTAAGGGAGCTTTCTCTCTTGACTGAATCCAAACTGTTCGGGGATCCGGATTATACAATCACTGGATATGCGGATCTGGAAAATGCTCAGCCTCATCATGCCTCTTTTCTTTCAAATCCGAAATACACAAATACCCGCTATGAAGGGGTGATGAATGCCTCTCAAGCAGGTGTGATTTTCGTAGCTCCCCATATTGCGCGTGCGCAAGGGAAAAACTATCTGGTTCACGAAGATCCTTCCCGCGCATTTCAGACAGCGATTGAGGCCTTGAAAGGCAAGATCAAACAAACAGGATTTGAATCTTTTCATCCATCAGCAGTGATCCACCCCACCACCAAAATAGGCCTTAATACCATCATCGGCCCTCACGCCGTGATTGACGAGGGAGTGACTATTGGAAAGGATTGTTATATAGGCGCCGGTGCATTTATCGGCCCAGAGACAACAATTGGAGAGCGTTGCCGTATTGATCCGAATGTCGTTATTCGTGAACATTGCGTCATCGGCAACCGCGTCATCGTACAAAGCGGTGCAGTCATCGGTTCCTGCGGCTTTGGATATACGACAAATGATCAGGGCCTGCACGAACGCCTTTCCCATATTGGGAATGTCATTTTGGAAGACGATGTTGAAATCGGAGCAAACTCAACAATAGATAGGGCAAGATTCACTAGCACAATCATTGCAAAAGGCACTAAAATCGACAACCTCGTGGTTATCGGCCACAATGTAAAGGTAGGCCGCCACAACATCATCTGCGGCCAATCAGGCATTGCGGGTTCGAGTGAAACCGGCAGTCATGTTGTGATTGCAGGCCAGTGCGGGATCAATGGACACATCAAACTAGAGGATGGCGTGATCATTGCAGCCAAAAGCGGCGTAACCAAATCACTGTCTACCGGAAGGTATGGAGGCATACCTGCTCAACCTTTAGATCAGCACAATAGGACAAACGTGCACATCCGCAATCTTGAGAAATACATCACGCAGATTAGAGAGCTGAACAAGAAATTTAAATAA
- a CDS encoding beta-ketoacyl-ACP synthase III: MLKARITGLGSYQPEKILSNQDLEKIVDTSDEWISTRTGMKERRIAASDEASSDMGIKAAAKALLAAKLPADQIDLILVATSTPDHLMPSTAAIVQSAIGAVNAAAFDLLAACTGFLYGMSAAKAYIESGMYRNVLLIASEKISSFIDYQDRTTCVLFGDGASAAVISCEGSGYAIENVCLGTDGSLADLIMIPGGGSRLPLSEKALQERQQYFKMSGKEVFKHAVRKMSAAAMESLEKAGLKEEQISWLVPHQANARIIDALAKKFQMPLERVGKTVHKYGNTSAPSVAMTLDELIVENEIRDGEHLLLVAFGAGLTWGASVITKMGGDR; encoded by the coding sequence ATGCTCAAAGCGCGCATTACAGGTTTAGGATCTTATCAACCGGAAAAAATTCTTTCAAATCAGGATTTAGAAAAAATCGTTGATACGTCCGATGAGTGGATTTCCACTCGTACGGGGATGAAGGAAAGGCGGATCGCAGCTTCCGACGAGGCTTCCTCCGACATGGGGATAAAAGCTGCTGCTAAGGCGCTGCTTGCTGCAAAATTGCCGGCTGATCAGATTGATCTGATTTTGGTCGCAACATCGACTCCGGATCATTTAATGCCGAGTACAGCTGCCATTGTCCAATCTGCGATTGGAGCGGTTAATGCTGCGGCATTTGATTTATTAGCAGCTTGTACGGGGTTTCTTTATGGAATGTCGGCAGCAAAAGCTTACATTGAATCGGGCATGTATCGAAATGTTTTGTTAATTGCAAGCGAGAAGATCTCTTCGTTTATCGATTATCAAGATCGAACGACATGCGTGCTTTTTGGCGATGGCGCATCGGCTGCGGTGATTAGCTGTGAAGGAAGCGGGTATGCGATTGAAAATGTTTGTTTAGGGACAGACGGGTCGCTTGCCGACCTTATCATGATTCCCGGTGGAGGATCCCGTTTGCCTTTATCGGAGAAAGCGCTTCAGGAAAGGCAGCAGTATTTTAAGATGTCGGGTAAGGAAGTGTTTAAGCATGCAGTTCGAAAAATGTCTGCTGCTGCAATGGAAAGCTTGGAAAAGGCTGGGTTGAAGGAGGAGCAGATCTCTTGGCTGGTTCCTCACCAGGCGAATGCCCGAATTATCGATGCATTGGCAAAGAAGTTCCAAATGCCTTTGGAAAGGGTTGGGAAAACTGTCCATAAGTATGGAAACACTTCAGCTCCAAGTGTTGCAATGACTTTAGATGAACTGATCGTAGAAAACGAAATTCGTGATGGAGAGCATTTGCTCTTGGTCGCTTTTGGGGCAGGGTTGACTTGGGGGGCGTCTGTGATCACGAAAATGGGAGGTGATCGATGA